In the Caballeronia sp. LZ062 genome, one interval contains:
- a CDS encoding response regulator — translation MQPLHLLLVEDNALDAELTIAQLERADYVVDATIVYDSASFIAAIDTQRFDVILADFVMPTFSGIEALSLASERAPDTPFIFVSGLLGEEHAVDMLKRGATDYVLKQRLQRLPAVVRRAMRESAERAQRIAVERALRETETHFGLLIDALKDYAVITLDPEGRIRTWNAASERILGFPAQDVLGQSASIFYSQEDREVGVYDNELETARREGSASDDRWLWRKDGHSFFASGVTTAIRTEHDELIGFSKIVRDATEAHMAADALRLAKDQAESANRAKDHFLAVLSHELRTPLTPILAAVRLLEIKHPLPPEAHPTLDLIRRNVELEARLIDDLLDLTSIARGKLSLNFANVALDTLLTSAVDMSEADLRAKRLTLETKFEAERFVVLGDAARLQQIIWNLMKNAVKFTPASGRIEVRTWNPDDRTIAVSVTDSGIGISAEALPRIFSAFEQADDSITRSFGGLGLGLAIASTLAQKHGGTLSAHSDGRDLGARFTLTLPLARVQPTHEAAPLPEAARHETGRALRVLLVEDNEQTSSAMAEVLEMLGHDVAVATTVAAALERAKSAPFDLLVSDIGLPDGSGLDIARAWRELQPDKPSVAITGYGMDEDIRRCREAGFRDHLTKPVNFSRLEALIRSLAEQLSS, via the coding sequence ATGCAGCCCCTGCATTTGCTTCTCGTCGAAGATAACGCACTCGATGCGGAACTGACGATCGCCCAGCTCGAACGCGCCGATTACGTCGTCGACGCGACCATCGTCTACGACTCCGCGAGCTTCATCGCCGCAATCGACACCCAACGCTTCGACGTGATTCTCGCCGACTTCGTGATGCCCACGTTCTCGGGCATCGAGGCCTTGTCCCTCGCGAGCGAACGTGCGCCGGACACGCCGTTCATCTTCGTATCGGGCTTGCTCGGCGAAGAACACGCCGTCGACATGCTCAAGCGCGGCGCGACCGACTACGTGCTCAAACAGCGCCTGCAACGCCTGCCAGCGGTGGTGCGCCGCGCGATGCGCGAAAGCGCCGAACGCGCCCAACGCATCGCGGTGGAGCGCGCGCTGCGCGAAACCGAAACGCACTTTGGCCTCTTGATCGACGCGCTGAAAGACTACGCCGTCATCACGCTGGATCCGGAAGGCCGCATTCGCACATGGAACGCGGCGTCGGAGCGCATCCTCGGTTTTCCGGCGCAGGACGTGCTCGGACAGAGCGCGAGCATCTTCTACAGCCAGGAAGACCGTGAAGTCGGCGTCTACGACAACGAACTGGAGACGGCGCGGCGCGAAGGCAGCGCGAGCGACGATCGCTGGCTGTGGCGCAAGGACGGGCATTCGTTCTTCGCGTCCGGCGTGACGACCGCGATTCGCACCGAGCACGACGAGCTGATCGGGTTCTCGAAGATCGTGCGCGACGCGACCGAGGCCCACATGGCCGCCGATGCATTGCGGCTCGCCAAGGATCAGGCGGAATCCGCGAACCGCGCGAAGGATCATTTTCTGGCGGTGCTCTCGCACGAACTGCGCACGCCGCTCACGCCGATTCTCGCGGCCGTCCGGCTCCTCGAAATCAAGCATCCGTTGCCGCCCGAGGCGCACCCGACGCTCGATCTGATCCGCCGCAACGTCGAACTGGAAGCGCGGCTGATCGACGATCTGCTCGACCTGACGAGCATCGCGCGCGGCAAGTTGAGCCTCAACTTCGCGAACGTCGCGCTGGATACGCTGCTCACGAGCGCGGTCGACATGTCCGAGGCCGATCTGCGCGCAAAGCGGCTCACGCTCGAAACGAAGTTCGAGGCGGAGCGCTTCGTCGTGCTGGGCGATGCCGCGCGCCTACAGCAGATCATCTGGAACCTGATGAAGAACGCGGTCAAGTTCACGCCGGCGAGCGGGCGCATCGAAGTGCGCACGTGGAATCCCGACGACAGAACCATCGCGGTGTCGGTGACGGACAGCGGCATCGGCATCAGCGCCGAGGCGTTGCCGCGCATTTTCTCGGCGTTCGAACAGGCCGACGACTCCATCACGCGCTCGTTCGGCGGACTGGGTCTCGGTCTTGCCATCGCGAGCACGCTCGCGCAGAAGCACGGCGGCACGCTGTCGGCGCACAGCGACGGCCGCGACCTGGGCGCGCGCTTCACGCTGACGCTGCCGCTCGCGCGGGTTCAGCCGACGCACGAAGCCGCGCCGCTGCCGGAAGCCGCGCGCCACGAGACGGGCCGCGCGCTGCGCGTGCTGCTCGTGGAGGACAACGAGCAGACGTCTTCCGCCATGGCAGAAGTGCTTGAAATGCTCGGCCACGACGTCGCCGTCGCCACGACCGTCGCGGCGGCGCTCGAACGCGCGAAGAGTGCGCCGTTCGACCTGCTGGTGAGCGATATCGGCTTGCCGGACGGCAGCGGGCTGGACATCGCGCGGGCGTGGCGCGAACTTCAGCCGGACAAGCCTTCGGTCGCCATCACGGGATACGGCATGGACGAGGACATCCGGCGCTGCCGCGAGGCAGGCTTTCGCGACCATCTGACGAAGCCCGTCAACTTTTCGCGGCTCGAAGCGCTGATTCGTTCGCTCGCGGAGCAGCTTTCGTCGTAA